In Bifidobacterium sp. ESL0775, the following are encoded in one genomic region:
- a CDS encoding carbohydrate ABC transporter permease, with protein sequence MNVNAVVSTRASEQDLRAQEKAAKKAEKQRQRRIAKDEAAERKRAAKSGFSNPDNPRRSMWLTIVVGIFAVYSLFPFVYLLINATKTQSDFTSTFGLGFGHTFALWDNIVTVFTYQDGIFGRWLLNTIFYVVVGAGGATLLAIMGGYALAKFRFPGRKAVFAVIIGAISVPGIALAVPQFLLFAKLGLTNTPWAMILPSLISPFGLYLMWIFSEQAVPTELIEAARVDGAGEFRTFFTIALPLLSPGIVTTALFTIVATWNNYFLPLIMLKDADWYPLTIGLNQWKDQASTAGGQAIQNLVITGSLITIIPLVIAFLLLQKYWQSGLAAGAVKE encoded by the coding sequence GTCAACGCCGTCGTCTCGACCCGTGCCTCCGAGCAGGATCTGCGTGCCCAGGAGAAAGCCGCGAAAAAGGCGGAGAAACAACGTCAGCGCCGCATCGCTAAAGACGAGGCCGCCGAGCGCAAACGCGCCGCCAAATCCGGCTTCTCGAACCCCGACAACCCGCGTCGCTCGATGTGGCTGACGATCGTGGTCGGCATCTTTGCCGTTTACAGCCTCTTCCCGTTCGTCTACCTGCTGATCAACGCCACGAAGACGCAGTCGGACTTCACCTCGACGTTCGGCCTGGGCTTCGGCCACACCTTCGCCCTGTGGGACAATATCGTCACCGTGTTCACCTACCAGGACGGCATCTTCGGCCGCTGGCTGCTGAACACGATTTTCTATGTGGTCGTCGGGGCTGGCGGGGCGACCTTGCTGGCGATCATGGGCGGCTACGCGCTGGCCAAGTTCCGCTTCCCGGGCCGCAAGGCCGTCTTCGCGGTCATCATCGGCGCGATTTCGGTGCCTGGCATCGCCTTGGCCGTCCCGCAGTTCCTGCTCTTCGCCAAGCTGGGCCTGACCAACACGCCCTGGGCGATGATTCTGCCCAGCCTGATTTCGCCGTTCGGCCTGTATCTGATGTGGATATTCTCGGAGCAGGCGGTGCCCACCGAGCTGATCGAGGCGGCGCGCGTGGACGGGGCGGGCGAGTTCCGCACCTTCTTCACCATCGCCCTTCCCTTGCTTTCCCCGGGCATTGTCACGACCGCGCTGTTCACGATCGTGGCGACGTGGAACAACTACTTCCTGCCGTTGATCATGTTGAAGGACGCGGATTGGTACCCGCTGACCATTGGCCTGAACCAGTGGAAGGACCAGGCCTCGACCGCTGGTGGCCAGGCCATCCAGAACTTGGTGATCACCGGATCGCTTATCACCATCATCCCGTTGGTGATTGCGTTCCTGCTCCTGCAGAAGTACTGGCAGTCCGGCCTCGCCGCCGGCGCCGTCAAGGAATGA